A genome region from Labilibaculum antarcticum includes the following:
- a CDS encoding RNA polymerase sigma factor, with the protein MDTFQNIYKENYQTVYRVAQKLIRDEDTVADIIQEVFIYLHEKMEEGKVIQYPKSWLYRATYNKSIDYLKNKNRFQTIDTFEDCLEDENVLDESDLHKEIQCALSKLKAEEKFLVILYSEGLSYKELAEVTGIKFSSIGKTLSRALQKVQLELKNKHYELY; encoded by the coding sequence TTGGATACATTTCAGAACATATACAAAGAGAATTATCAAACTGTTTATCGGGTAGCTCAAAAATTAATACGAGACGAAGATACAGTTGCCGACATTATTCAGGAGGTATTTATTTATCTGCATGAAAAAATGGAGGAAGGAAAGGTAATTCAATATCCTAAAAGCTGGTTGTATCGGGCGACTTACAATAAAAGTATCGATTATTTAAAGAATAAAAATAGATTTCAGACGATTGACACTTTTGAAGATTGTTTAGAAGACGAGAACGTTTTGGATGAGAGTGATTTGCACAAAGAAATTCAATGTGCTTTATCAAAATTAAAGGCTGAAGAGAAATTTTTGGTGATTTTATATAGTGAGGGCTTATCTTATAAAGAGTTGGCCGAAGTAACTGGAATTAAATTTTCATCAATAGGTAAAACACTCTCTCGGGCATTACAAAAAGTTCAATTGGAATTAAAAAACAAGCATTATGAATTGTATTAA
- a CDS encoding anti-sigma factor family protein, with product MNCINDEFIQRYIDGELDVAENLILQDHIESCVACEAKLIRQVKIVAGIKEAIGNFVDENIEIPEFKFTPKRGYKKSIVRKMFYDLSAASAILIFVGIQMFQEKDVQTELMIRYQFESEYDANLPITEQEMSFDFFDENGKIIE from the coding sequence ATGAATTGTATTAATGATGAATTCATTCAGAGATATATAGATGGAGAGCTTGATGTTGCAGAAAATTTAATCTTGCAAGATCATATCGAAAGCTGTGTGGCGTGTGAAGCGAAACTGATTCGTCAAGTGAAAATTGTAGCAGGGATTAAAGAGGCAATTGGGAATTTTGTTGATGAAAATATTGAGATTCCAGAATTTAAATTTACTCCTAAAAGAGGGTATAAAAAGAGTATTGTCAGAAAGATGTTTTACGATTTATCTGCAGCATCGGCAATTTTAATTTTTGTTGGAATTCAGATGTTTCAGGAGAAAGATGTACAGACAGAGTTGATGATCAGGTACCAATTTGAATCTGAATACGATGCAAATTTACCGATTACAGAACAAGAGATGAGTTTTGATTTTTTTGATGAAAATGGAAAGATAATTGAGTAA